CGGCGGTCGAGGCCCTGGACTTCTGCCGCGAGCACCTCTGGGACGCCGAGGAACGGCGCCTCTCCCGGCGGTACAAGGACGGCGACGTCAGCGTCGACGGCTACCTCGAGGACTACGCCTTCCTCGCCCGGGGCGCGTTCGACCTGTTCCAGGTGACCGGCGACGTCGACCACCTCGCGTTCGCGCTCGACCTCGCCCGGGCCATCGAGGAGAACTTCTGGGACGCCGACGAGGGGACGCTCTACTTCACGCCCGCCGACGGCGAGTCACTGGTCGCCCGGCCGCAGGAACTCACCGACCAGTCGACGCCCTCCAGCGCGGGCGTGGCCGCCGAACTCCTCCTCGCGCTCGATCACTTCGTGCCTCGCGAGGGGTTCGCAGAGATCGCCGAGCGCGCGCTCGCGACCCACGCGAGCGAGATCGAGTCCGGGCCGCTCAGGCACACCTCGCTCGTGCTGGCCGCCGACGCCTACGAGAACGGGCACTCTGAACTGACCGTCGCCGCCGACTCGCTGCCCGACGACTGGCGAGCGGTCATCGGCGCGGCGTACCTGCCCGGACGGGTACTCGCACACCGGCCGCCGACGGCCGACGGCCTGGACTCGTGGCTCGACGCGCTCGAACTCGACGAGGCGCCGCCCATCTGGGCCGATCGGGCGGCGCGAGACGACGAACCGACGGTCTACGCCTGCCGGTCCTTCACCTGCTCGCCGCCCACGCACGACGTTCACGAGGCGCTCGACTGGTTCGCCGAGTCCGGGTCGACCACGGCTGACTGAACGCTCTGCTCAGTCCCACCAGTCGTCGTCATTGTCACCGGAATCGGAGTGAGGGCCTGCTACGCCGTCCGAAGGCGTAGCTGGCAACTGGCTCCAGAACTTCCCCTGACCGCTACCGAGTCGTTGGTGTCAGTTCGCCACCGACGCTTGGTCTTCGAGTTCGTTCGCCAGGTAGACGGCGATGGGAACCTCCGCCTCCTCGACGAAGCGGGCGAGTTCCTCACCCGTTTCCCCGTCCTCGACCACGACAGTCGGGATGTACTCGATGCCGTACTCCTCGACGCTCGGCCCGGTCTTCGAGCCGTCGTCTTCCTTCTCCGTCGGGTAATGCTCGATCCGGTCCTCGGACACGCCCGCGGCCACCAGGGCCGCGCCGAAGGACGGCAACTGTGCCCGACAGTCCTTGCACCAGTCGCCGCCCCAGACCCGGAACACCACGTCGTCGTCCAGGTTCGAGAGCGTCTCCACGGTTTCCCCGTAGGAATCCTCGTCCCAGACCGGGTCCGGTTCCATCGTCGTGAGTCGACCGCGTTCGCTCATGTCTCTCCCAACACAGTCGGCGGCCTTAACCGGTGCGTTCGAGAGAGGCCCGACGTCGCGAGTCGAGCGGTTCAGACCGACCCATCGGCCACCCGTCGCTCCAGCAGGTCGACCAGCGCGTGTCGGTGACATTGCTTCTTCTCGGCCTCGAAGCAGACGAGGACGACCGTCTCACCGGATCGAACCCGGTCGGCCAGGTCGTCGAGCGTCTCCTGGGCGGCGTCCGAGGACTCGACGTGCTCGCGGTAGCGAGCCTCGAAGTCGACCTCCTCCCAGGCGGCGTTGTGGGCTCCCTCGTCGCACATCCCCTGGAGTTTGAGGTCTTCCTGGCGCTGCTTGGTCTCCTCGAGGAGGTCCTCGGGTGGGCCGAGTTCCGGGCGGTTCTCGTCGACGGCGCCGTGGAACCAGCCCGTGGGCTGGCGGACGACGCCGACGAGGGCGGCGTCGTCGAACGCCACGAGGTCGTGCTGGAGGGCGGCGACGTACGTCTCCTCGACCGCACCGGCGTCGTTCGAGGTACGTGTCATGGCGGAGGGGAGGGCCGGCGCGACCAAAAACCCCGGCGGCCGTCGGCGACCGAGGCCAGCACTGCCGGCGACCGTGGGCACTTATGCCGGGGTGGCCTACCGGGAACAAATGCATTCGTCGATCCTCGAGACGGTCGGGTCGCCGCTGGTACAGGTGCGGTCGCCGCCCGGGGCGACCGTCGCCGCGAAGGTCGAGTCGAAGAACCCGGGCGGTTCCGCCAAGGATCGGCCAGCCCTCGCGATGGTCGAGGCCGCCGAGGCCGCCGGCGAGATCGAACCCGGCGACCACCTCGTCGAGCCGACGTCGGGGAACACCGGCATCGGCATCGGGCTCGTCGCCGCCGCGAAAGGGTACGACGTCACCATCGTCATGCCCGCCTCGAAGTCCGAGGAGCGACGCAATCTCATGAAGGCCTACGGTGCCGACCTGGAACTGGTCGAGGGCGAGATGGAAGACGCCCGCGAGGTCGCCGACCGCCTCGAAGCCGAGGCGGGGATGGTTCAGCTCCGTCAGTTCGAGAACCCGAACAACCCGGAGGCCCACTACCGCTCGACGGGCCCGGAGATCATCGACCAGCTCGGCAGCCGTACCCCCGACGCCTTCGTCGCCGGCGTCGGGACCGGTGGCACCCTCTCGGGGACGGCACGCCGACTGAAAGAGGCGTACCCCGAGATGGAGGTCGTCGCCGTCGAGCCGGACACCAACGCCGTGCTCTCGACCGGCGAGTCAGGCGCCGACGACTTCCAAGGGATGGGCCCGGGCTTCGTCAGCGACAACCTCGACACCGACCTCATCGACTCGGT
Above is a genomic segment from Halorientalis sp. LT38 containing:
- a CDS encoding DUF488 domain-containing protein, whose amino-acid sequence is MTRTSNDAGAVEETYVAALQHDLVAFDDAALVGVVRQPTGWFHGAVDENRPELGPPEDLLEETKQRQEDLKLQGMCDEGAHNAAWEEVDFEARYREHVESSDAAQETLDDLADRVRSGETVVLVCFEAEKKQCHRHALVDLLERRVADGSV
- a CDS encoding TlpA family protein disulfide reductase, which encodes MSERGRLTTMEPDPVWDEDSYGETVETLSNLDDDVVFRVWGGDWCKDCRAQLPSFGAALVAAGVSEDRIEHYPTEKEDDGSKTGPSVEEYGIEYIPTVVVEDGETGEELARFVEEAEVPIAVYLANELEDQASVAN
- a CDS encoding PLP-dependent cysteine synthase family protein, whose product is MHSSILETVGSPLVQVRSPPGATVAAKVESKNPGGSAKDRPALAMVEAAEAAGEIEPGDHLVEPTSGNTGIGIGLVAAAKGYDVTIVMPASKSEERRNLMKAYGADLELVEGEMEDAREVADRLEAEAGMVQLRQFENPNNPEAHYRSTGPEIIDQLGSRTPDAFVAGVGTGGTLSGTARRLKEAYPEMEVVAVEPDTNAVLSTGESGADDFQGMGPGFVSDNLDTDLIDSVETVGIEAAEAECRRLAREEGILVGQSSGGTNVVAHRVAERLADPDATCPPSPDEGGPGAGIVMDGDGPTDPGDAAFADCPLVLTVFWDSGERYMSTGMFDG